A genome region from Leptospira stimsonii includes the following:
- a CDS encoding YlbF family regulator, translated as MSETIEYEIILKRRHPDISSKLSAWELILDSFLGGLSYIDKNHLFQYSKENSFSYENRKKRSVFINHTSPIVEALTGLIFDTTPTRDIPDSIKPFLENVNHRQSIDEFMQEVATKSLLCTCAVLVDSPVFDPETVKTQADVTEQGLRPYCVLYDIGQIRDFSIDEKGYLLWVLLDNSYLEDEDPFQERTKIVQYRLWTKEYYQDFTRNKDGKILASELVPHSLGRVPLVFVSWSDNESGPINQTIFEDIAIIDRKIYNLLSVEDEVIYSGAFKVFIYPGVLPEKLEKEGIGSLSFITYDKESSSAPSFIGPGIEDLTGLGIVVERLCKKILQKVGLDKDQEKTGPQSGIAKSLEFREAKAFLHSGATRLEKCEKEIFELFALWQKTSVSKDQIKISYQKKFETIDIAETVKTLLSIFESLNYSAVKKKIAKEIVNKVFSDLSETEKSKLYSEIDSTNDEQLPGFMEKFFNQESNHTASSSDMEEKNQETQNLRGAAPTQTQTRTASSRDKVA; from the coding sequence ATGTCCGAGACGATCGAATACGAAATCATTTTAAAAAGAAGACACCCGGATATTTCTTCCAAGTTGTCAGCTTGGGAATTGATCTTAGATTCCTTTCTTGGCGGCCTTTCTTACATAGACAAAAACCACCTCTTTCAATACTCGAAAGAAAATTCATTTTCATATGAGAACCGAAAGAAGAGATCAGTTTTTATAAACCACACTTCTCCGATCGTTGAAGCCCTTACCGGACTAATTTTCGATACGACTCCGACCAGAGATATTCCTGATTCTATAAAACCGTTCCTCGAAAACGTAAATCATCGTCAAAGTATAGATGAATTCATGCAAGAGGTAGCAACCAAATCGCTACTTTGCACCTGCGCGGTTCTTGTCGATTCGCCGGTCTTTGATCCTGAAACTGTAAAAACTCAAGCGGACGTTACTGAACAAGGATTAAGGCCGTATTGCGTTTTGTATGATATAGGCCAGATTAGAGACTTCTCAATCGATGAGAAAGGATATTTACTATGGGTTCTTCTTGATAACTCGTATTTAGAAGATGAAGATCCATTCCAAGAAAGAACTAAAATTGTCCAGTATCGTCTTTGGACAAAAGAATATTATCAAGACTTTACTCGAAATAAGGACGGAAAGATTTTAGCAAGTGAGCTGGTTCCGCATTCACTCGGCCGGGTTCCTTTAGTCTTCGTATCCTGGTCCGATAACGAATCAGGGCCGATCAATCAGACAATCTTTGAAGATATAGCGATTATCGATCGTAAAATTTATAACCTCTTGTCCGTTGAGGACGAAGTCATCTATTCCGGAGCTTTTAAGGTTTTCATCTATCCCGGAGTTCTCCCGGAAAAATTAGAAAAAGAAGGAATCGGTTCCCTTTCTTTTATCACTTACGACAAAGAATCAAGTTCCGCTCCTTCATTTATAGGACCCGGAATTGAGGATCTTACAGGTCTTGGAATCGTTGTTGAAAGACTTTGTAAAAAGATTCTTCAAAAAGTAGGTCTTGACAAAGACCAAGAAAAGACCGGCCCGCAATCAGGAATTGCAAAGTCTTTAGAATTTCGAGAGGCAAAAGCATTTTTACATTCAGGCGCAACCCGCCTTGAAAAGTGCGAAAAAGAAATCTTCGAACTCTTCGCTCTCTGGCAAAAAACCTCCGTCTCAAAAGATCAAATCAAGATTTCGTATCAAAAAAAATTCGAAACAATCGACATTGCAGAAACCGTAAAGACTCTACTTTCTATTTTCGAAAGCCTGAATTATTCGGCAGTTAAAAAGAAGATCGCAAAAGAAATCGTAAATAAAGTTTTCTCGGACCTTAGCGAAACAGAAAAGAGTAAACTCTATTCTGAAATCGATTCTACCAATGATGAACAACTTCCCGGTTTTATGGAGAAGTTTTTTAATCAAGAAAGTAATCATACGGCCTCTTCCTCCGACATGGAAGAAAAGAATCAAGAAACACAAAACTTACGGGGAGCGGCCCCGACACAAACGCAAACGCGAACGGCGAGTAGCCGAGATAAGGTAGCATAG
- a CDS encoding P22 phage major capsid protein family protein has translation MSNTGQDVLFPEFWFDGWDALDSGVLNLQNQVSRSIEQKLAEVGDKVTVPITPDFGDADDYDPKEDPDATDVHQEAKKVELTESKKKTIILTSTELSLSPYDLIEKYAQPMALSLYSTVNKFIYNLALKTNNIVDARTGLDKDKVVKLRTMLSNNKVSGEKQLVCAPDDYGSLLSIPEFFKANESGDTSALRDGKITRALGFNVSENHAIESYTPTDLAGAVNHSGGYAAGDSEMVVDAFNDSLKPIRPGDVFTVAGETGSPLHTVIRTEKTASVTTKIYFDGPLRSAVPDDAVITVIPSRSMVAFSPSAIAFGARAYKAMPEGTGVRSVVAMLAGLPVRVSVWSDGLRVKVQNDILYGGEVINQKRIGRVLAAA, from the coding sequence ATGTCTAACACAGGACAAGACGTACTCTTTCCTGAATTCTGGTTTGATGGGTGGGACGCCCTTGATTCCGGAGTTCTCAATTTACAAAATCAAGTTTCTAGATCCATCGAACAAAAGCTCGCGGAAGTAGGGGACAAAGTTACGGTTCCGATAACCCCGGACTTCGGAGACGCAGACGACTACGATCCGAAAGAAGATCCGGACGCAACCGATGTTCATCAGGAAGCGAAGAAAGTAGAACTTACAGAATCCAAAAAGAAAACAATCATACTCACGTCCACAGAGCTTTCTCTTAGCCCGTACGACCTGATTGAGAAATACGCGCAACCGATGGCTCTTTCTCTTTATTCAACGGTAAACAAGTTTATCTATAACCTTGCATTGAAGACGAACAACATCGTTGATGCAAGGACTGGCTTGGATAAAGACAAGGTTGTCAAACTCAGAACGATGCTGTCGAATAACAAAGTCAGCGGAGAGAAACAACTCGTTTGTGCGCCGGATGATTACGGATCTCTTCTTTCTATCCCGGAATTTTTCAAAGCGAACGAATCCGGAGATACAAGCGCACTGAGAGACGGAAAAATCACCCGCGCCCTCGGATTCAACGTATCCGAAAACCACGCGATCGAATCCTATACACCGACCGATCTTGCAGGGGCAGTCAACCACTCCGGCGGATATGCGGCCGGTGATTCTGAAATGGTCGTTGATGCTTTTAACGATTCTTTAAAACCAATCCGGCCAGGAGACGTTTTCACGGTCGCCGGAGAAACAGGGTCTCCTCTTCATACGGTGATCCGAACCGAAAAAACGGCAAGCGTTACGACAAAGATTTACTTTGACGGACCTCTAAGAAGCGCTGTTCCGGATGACGCAGTAATCACGGTGATTCCTTCTCGCTCAATGGTAGCCTTTTCTCCTTCTGCGATTGCGTTCGGTGCAAGAGCTTACAAAGCAATGCCGGAAGGAACAGGGGTTAGATCCGTTGTTGCAATGTTGGCCGGTCTTCCCGTACGAGTTTCCGTATGGTCGGACGGTCTCCGTGTCAAAGTCCAAAATGACATTCTCTATGGTGGGGAAGTAATCAATCAGAAACGAATCGGAAGAGTTCTCGCGGCGGCTTAA
- a CDS encoding terminase large subunit domain-containing protein, whose protein sequence is MTAKSRIIQPQPGPQVSFLSTPADIAFFGGAKGGGKSYAITIDPLRYIHIPKFNAVFFRKNSTDLRKPGGLWDEANNLYPFLGGVARESPALEYRIQKASIQYHHLQLEKTKFSWEGSQVAGFYFDECNQFSEDTFFFMGSRNRSGSGVLPYVRATCNPDPDSWIRRFLDWWIDRETGFPIPERDGKIRYFLRVKNEFYFASSKKELIHSFPDFTEADIRSVTFIKSSVYDNKILLEKNPGYLANLKSMADYERERYLEGNWNARPVAGKVFNRHWFGHAPDFPNDIRLFRFWDLAATVKKTAKDDPDFTATAIGGIKDGILYLKFDQNRLAWHDVKKWIQRESELDKIQYAKYGKVKVGVEKEPGATGKGAAEDIITLLAEIGVECASYPANGDKLSRALPWAGLAGIGKVVIVNSPNTSIEVILNTLHNFVGDGKGHDDIVDAGSGVYYMAIEKTFVASFGLAS, encoded by the coding sequence TGATATTGCTTTCTTCGGAGGTGCCAAAGGGGGAGGAAAGAGTTACGCGATCACGATTGATCCTCTCCGTTACATCCATATCCCAAAATTCAACGCTGTCTTCTTTAGAAAAAATTCTACAGACCTTCGAAAACCCGGCGGTCTTTGGGACGAAGCAAATAACCTTTATCCATTCCTCGGAGGTGTTGCTCGCGAGTCACCGGCTCTTGAATACCGGATTCAGAAAGCGAGTATTCAATACCATCACCTCCAACTTGAGAAAACAAAATTCAGTTGGGAAGGTTCTCAAGTAGCTGGGTTTTACTTCGATGAGTGTAACCAGTTTAGTGAAGACACATTTTTCTTTATGGGTTCTCGAAATCGGTCTGGAAGCGGTGTTCTTCCTTACGTTCGGGCAACTTGTAACCCCGATCCTGATTCTTGGATTAGGAGATTTCTTGATTGGTGGATAGACCGTGAAACCGGATTTCCAATTCCTGAAAGAGATGGAAAGATTCGCTACTTTCTTCGGGTGAAGAACGAATTCTACTTTGCCAGTTCCAAAAAAGAACTCATTCACTCTTTTCCTGACTTTACAGAAGCAGACATTCGCTCTGTCACTTTCATTAAGTCTTCCGTATATGATAACAAGATCCTTTTAGAAAAAAATCCGGGGTATCTCGCTAATCTCAAGTCGATGGCCGACTATGAGCGGGAACGTTATCTCGAAGGAAACTGGAATGCTCGACCAGTCGCTGGAAAAGTATTCAATCGACACTGGTTCGGACACGCGCCTGATTTTCCAAATGATATACGGCTCTTTCGTTTCTGGGATTTGGCCGCGACTGTTAAGAAAACGGCTAAGGACGATCCAGACTTTACCGCGACAGCGATCGGAGGCATTAAAGACGGAATACTCTATCTGAAATTCGATCAGAACCGACTCGCATGGCATGACGTAAAGAAGTGGATCCAAAGAGAGTCGGAACTCGACAAGATTCAATATGCAAAATACGGAAAAGTAAAAGTCGGAGTCGAGAAAGAACCCGGTGCAACGGGGAAGGGGGCGGCTGAGGATATCATAACGTTACTCGCAGAGATCGGTGTCGAGTGTGCATCCTATCCCGCAAATGGAGACAAACTTTCTCGGGCGCTTCCTTGGGCCGGTCTTGCTGGAATCGGGAAGGTAGTAATCGTAAATAGTCCGAATACGAGTATAGAAGTAATTTTAAATACTCTCCATAACTTTGTCGGAGATGGAAAGGGACACGATGACATCGTAGACGCTGGTTCCGGTGTTTACTACATGGCGATTGAGAAAACATTCGTTGCATCCTTCGGACTCGCTTCTTAA